GTCGATGTTTCACACCTTCAGATCGGCGATCATGTGACCGTGGCGGACCTGATCTATGACCGCGAGAAGGTCAAGTTGCTCGTCGATGAACATCAGATAGTCGCCGGCGTGCTGGCTCCGCGAATGATCGAAGAGGTTGTGCCCGTTGCTGAAGTTGTTGAGGGTGAGGCCGCCGCGACCGCTGAGCCCGAGGTGATCAAGAAGGGCAAGGCTGACGAAGAATAGTACATTGTCCGTAGTCAGTGGTCAGTAGTCCGTAGCGATGAAGAACCTAACAACTGGCGACGGACCACGGACTACGGACCACGGACCACGGACGATGAAGCTGATAGTCGGGCTCGGGAATCCGGGGCGAGAATACGAGATGACCCGGCATAATCTCGGGTTTATGCTCATTGACAGATTGTTCGCGCGAGCAGGCGGCCGCCGCTTTCGCTCCGAATCGAGCGCTAAGGTGACGGAGGTCATGCTGGCGGGCCAGCGAGTGTTGTTGGCAAAGCCGCAGACTTACATGAACTTGAGCGGCGACGCGGTTCGCCCTTTGCTCGACCGCTACGGCGAAGGCCAACCGGCAAACCTGATCGTGGCCAGCGACGACGTCGCGCTTCCATTCGGGATGATTCGAGTGCGGGCGCGGGGAAGCGCGGGCGGGCAGAAGGGCTTGAAGTCGATCATTGAACGAGCAGGCACTCAAGAGTTCGCCCGAGTGAGACTCGGCGTAAAGCCCGATCATCCGCTCGATGATCTTTCGAGTTTTGTGCTGTCGCCCATTCGCAAACGTGACCGCGACGAGCTGGACGAAACGCTTGATCGTGGCGCCGACGCCGTGGAGACGATTCTGACCGAAGGCGTTGAACGGGCAATGGCTCGGTTCAACGAGCGAGTGAAGAGTGAACTGTAGCGAGTTGAAGGTCGAAGATTGAGGATCGAGGATAGATGATCGCGTGCGATCTTCGATCCTCTATCCTCTATCCTCGATCTTGGACTCTGAACATGTCACTCTCTGTTCTTTCTCAAGAGGTTCTACAGTGAATCTCCTTGCTCCGGCACGAGAGGCCGGGGCTTAACCGAAGCGTCGCGGGCCGCGACGGAATAGCTCGACTTCGAATCTCAGATTTGAAATTGGAATCCGGTTGCGGCGGCGAGCGAAGTAATCCAAAAGGAGGATACTCTCTGATGAGAGTCTATGAGGTGCTGTTTATCGTCGCTCCCAACATCGAGGAGAGCGACATCGATACGCTTGTCACTCAATTGAGTGACGTCGCAACCAACCAGGGGGCCCGGATCGCGAAGATCGATCGAATGGGCCGCCGCAAGCTCGCCTACCCCATCGGCAAATTCAACGACGGCCACTATGTAGTGTTCACCGTCGAGGGAAGCGGCGCGGAGATCGCCGAACTCGAGCGCCGCATGCGGGTTACCGACGCGGTTATCCGCTACATCACCATCCGGATAGACGAAGACTTGAAGCGCGCCGAGAAGTTCCGTGAACGCCGCGTTGCGCGCGCCGCGGCAAGCGCCGGCAGTCGACGCGGCCGCCGCCCGGCGGCTGAGCCTGTTCTCCCGATTAGTGACGAAGAAGATGACGCCGAAGGGGAGGGAGCCGAGTTATGAGCAGCGATCAGAGAGATCATGGCCGCCGCGACGACAGAGGCGGCTCGAGGCAGGGCGGCGGACAGGGCGGGCGGCGCTTTATTCGCGCGCGCAAATCGTGCCGATTCTGCGCCGACAAGGTTGATTACATAGATTACAAGGACGGCCGGCTGCTTGGGAGCTACATACCCGAGCGCGGCAAGATATTGCCGCGGCGAATATCCGGCACCTGCGCGCCGCATCAGCGGATGCTGGCCACCGCGATCAAGCGGGCGCGGAACGCCGCGATTCTGCCGTTCACCTTGGATTAGTCCGTAGTCCCTGGTTCGTAGTCCGTGGCAAAGTCGGCTACGGACTACGGACTACGGACTACTGACCGTTAGCGAGGACTTATCAAATGGCACATATGGATGTACTGCTTTGTGATGACGTAGATAACCTCGGGCAGCGCGGGCAAGTGGTGCGCGTGCGCGCGGGTTACGGGCGAAACTACCTGCTGCCGCAAGGCCTGGCAATCAAGGCCAGCGCCGGCAACAAGAAAATGATCGATGAGCAACGGCGCCTGCTCGCTAAACGTGAACAGCGCGAGCGAGTGTCGGCTCAATCAGAAGCCGATAAGCTGCAGGGTATCGAGCTGCGCTTCGATCGGCGCGTCGGCGAGCACGGGATTCTTTTCGGATCGGTGACCGCGCTCGACATAGCCGAGGCGCTCAAGGAACGCGGCGTCTCCGTCGAGCGGCGCAGGATCGCTTTGCGCGAGCACATCAAGGAAGTTGGCGACTACGACGTGGCGATAAAGCTGCACCGCGACGTCAGCCCTACGATCAAGGTGCTCGTTCGTAAGGAGGGCCAGGCGGAGCCCGAGGCCGCCGCAGAAGCGGCTCCAGAAGGCGCCCCAGAAGCGGCCCCAGAAGCGGCTCCAGAAGCCGACTCCACGCCAGCCGAACAAGTCGACGTCGAGACATCCGCGGACGCAGCCCAGGCTCCTGAAGCGAATGCGGAAACAACCGAGGAGTAGCATGTAAGGGCGGCGCTCCGTGGCCGCCCCTCACTCCAATAGAGATTGATTCTCGCACTGAGATAGCTACCGGGCCATGCCTACATACTGCTGGACGCGGTTGGCAGTTGTTGGTATCATCGCGCGCACGGAATGTAGCAGTGCGCGAAATGGCGGCCTTTGTTTGTGGCGAATAGATAGTGCACAGAAGAAGCCATACGTGAGGTCCTAAGGCCGAGGTATCCTGAGATCTATCTGAACTACAACGAGGTTCTGTTGCGCGGCGGCCTCACCGAGGCCGGATAACGCGATATTCGGAGACTTAATACCAGCGACGTTTACCGAGAAGAAGGCTAGTGCGTAGCTTGCGATAGGCACCGAAGGCCGTTCTCTTCCAAAAGAGTGACCCTCCCTATGACGCGAGCGGCAACGGGTGACCCATTTTTCGATAAAGGCCTCCCGTCCAACGTCGAGGCTGAGCGCTCGATACTCGGCGCAATCCTGCTGGACAACGCCGTCTGCAATCAAGCCATCGAGTTGCTGCGACGCGACGATTTCTTCCTCGACTCCCACCGCCGAATCTTCGACAAGATGGTTGTGCTCTCCGAGCGCCTCATGCCGATCGATTTGATTACCCTCAGCGATGAGCTGCGTCGCGCCGGCGAGTTCGAACAGATCGGCGGCGCCACCTACATCGCGTCGCTCATCGACGGCGTGCCGCGCACCGACACCATCGAGCCGTACGCCAAGCTGGTCAAGGCGAAGTCGATGTTGCGCAAGCTCATCACCGCTTCCAATCAGATCAGCGCCCTCGCGTTTGAAGAAGAAGACGACGCCGATGTGATCATCGACAAGGCCGAGCAGATGATCTTTCAGATTGCAGAAGACCGCGTGCGCCAGGGTTTTCAATACATCGGAGACGTCGCCCATCGCCGACTCGAGCAGATCGAACAGATGGCTGGCCGGCCCGAGATGATTACCGGGGTGCCGACCGGTTTCACCGACTTCGATCGAATGACTTCGGGCCTCCAGCGTCAGGAGCTGATCGTGATCGCGGCTCGCCCGTCGATGGGCAAGACCGCGCTGGCTTTGAACATGGCGCAGTACGCATCCAAGAACGCAAACGTCGTCGGGATATTCAGCCTCGAGATGTCCGCCGAACAACTTGTATCGCGATTGCTTTGCTCGGAAGCGAGGGTCGATGCTCACCGGCTGAGGACCGGCTATCTCAATCGCGAGGAATGGGCGAGGCTCGCGGATGCGTTGCGGCGTCTGTGCGAGACGAAAGTCTTTATCGACGACTCCGCCGCGGTCAGCGTAATGGAAATGCGAGCGAAGTGCCGGCGGTTGAAGGCAGAACACGGACTGGATCTGCTGGTCATTGATTACCTGCAACTGATGGCTGGCCGCGGTCGAATCGAATCGCGACAGCAAGAAGTTTCTCAGATCTCGCGCGACCTGAAAGGACTGGCTAAAGAACTGGACGTGCCGGTAGTCGCGCTGTCACAGCTTTCGCGCGCACCTGAACAGCGCAGCGAGCACAAGCCTCAGTTAAGCGACTTGCGCGAGAGCGGCGCGATCGAACAGGACAGTGACGTTGTGTGCTTCATATACCGCGAAGAGCTGTACAAACCGACTGACGAGAATCAGGGGATGGCCGAGCTGATCATCGGCAAACAACGCAACGGTCCAACGGGCGTGGTACAGTTGGCCTTTCTCAAGGAGTTCACCCGGTTCGAGAATATGTGGCGCGAGTAACGATGCGTGAACCGTGATGCGTAACCGTGATGCGTGATCCGTGAAACGAGATGAGCGTGCGCGGACGGTATCTTGTTGGTCTCACGAATCACGCATCACTCTTTCCTATGCCCGAACTTCCTGAAGTAGAAACCCGGCTTCTTTATTTTAGACGCAATGCGCTCGGCCAGTGCGTCGAACGAGTGATCATCACCGCGCCCAACATGATAAAGAACCCCTCGGCTCGGGCATTCGAGCGGGGCTTGCGCGGGCGATGTTTCGTAGACGCATTGCGTCGCGGCAAGTATTTGATCGTTGCTCTCGATGATGGCCGCTCGCTGATTCTGCATTTCGGAATGGGCGGCGACCTCGGCTACTACAAACTCTCGGGAGAGCGGCCCGATTACACCCGCATCGAATTCGTGCTCACCAACGGTTGGCGGCTAGCCTTCACCTGCCCGCGGAAAATCTGCCGCGTGATGCTGGTCGATAACCTCGCGCAGGTTCCCGCTCTTCGAGAGATGGGACCGGAGCCATTAGGCGTCGCTTTCAGTCTTGCTTTTCTCGAACGTCTGATCGAAGAACGGCCCCGGCGTCAGATCAAGCCCCTGCTAATGGATCAGAAGATGATCGCGGGAGTGGGCAACATCTACGCGGATGAGATCCTGTTTGAAGCGGGAGTCCGCCCCGATCGCCTCGCATCAAGATTGAGCGTAGAAGAGATCAAGCGTATTCACCGCGCGACGCGCCGCGTGCTGAGGCGCTCGATTCAAACGGCTGGCGATGAGGACTTCCCGTCGGACTTTTTGGTATCGCGCGACGCGCGCGGAGCGTTGTGCGGAGTCTGCGGTCAGCCGATCGAGAAGAAAACGATCGGCGGGCGCACCGCGCACTTCTGCTCTCACTGTCAGGCGTGATCAACGAACCCGGTTCACTTAACCAGCAGCAGCTTCTTAGCGTTCTTTGCGGCTTTGCGAGAACGGTTTGCCGCGAACCCGTTTCTCGCAAAGCCGGCAAGTCGCAAAGGCCGCAAAAGCAGCCAATCCTGCGCAGAGGTGGGATTCCTCAGTCTCCACACGAAGACTGGTTGCGACCTGAGCTGCACTATGGTTCTCTGGATACTCTCCCAACACTCGTTTGAACGGAGCACCGCGAAAATGGATTCGAAGATCTGGAGCGATCTATTTCACCCCGACATCTCTATCATCGAGAAGATCGTCCGGCCGCTGATGGTCTATTTCTTTCTGGTCATCGGACTGAGGCTTGCCGGTAAGCGCGAACTGGCCCAACTGAACCCGTTTGATCTGATAGTGCTGCTGACGTTGTCGAACACAGTGCAGAACGCGATCATCGGCAACGACAACTCTGTGACAGGCGGGTTGATCGGCGCGACGACACTGCTGGCGGTGAACTACATTGTCGTGAGATTTCT
This window of the Acidobacteriota bacterium genome carries:
- the pth gene encoding aminoacyl-tRNA hydrolase — protein: MKNLTTGDGPRTTDHGPRTMKLIVGLGNPGREYEMTRHNLGFMLIDRLFARAGGRRFRSESSAKVTEVMLAGQRVLLAKPQTYMNLSGDAVRPLLDRYGEGQPANLIVASDDVALPFGMIRVRARGSAGGQKGLKSIIERAGTQEFARVRLGVKPDHPLDDLSSFVLSPIRKRDRDELDETLDRGADAVETILTEGVERAMARFNERVKSEL
- the rpsF gene encoding 30S ribosomal protein S6, yielding MRVYEVLFIVAPNIEESDIDTLVTQLSDVATNQGARIAKIDRMGRRKLAYPIGKFNDGHYVVFTVEGSGAEIAELERRMRVTDAVIRYITIRIDEDLKRAEKFRERRVARAAASAGSRRGRRPAAEPVLPISDEEDDAEGEGAEL
- the rplI gene encoding 50S ribosomal protein L9, whose protein sequence is MAHMDVLLCDDVDNLGQRGQVVRVRAGYGRNYLLPQGLAIKASAGNKKMIDEQRRLLAKREQRERVSAQSEADKLQGIELRFDRRVGEHGILFGSVTALDIAEALKERGVSVERRRIALREHIKEVGDYDVAIKLHRDVSPTIKVLVRKEGQAEPEAAAEAAPEGAPEAAPEAAPEADSTPAEQVDVETSADAAQAPEANAETTEE
- the dnaB gene encoding replicative DNA helicase gives rise to the protein MTRAATGDPFFDKGLPSNVEAERSILGAILLDNAVCNQAIELLRRDDFFLDSHRRIFDKMVVLSERLMPIDLITLSDELRRAGEFEQIGGATYIASLIDGVPRTDTIEPYAKLVKAKSMLRKLITASNQISALAFEEEDDADVIIDKAEQMIFQIAEDRVRQGFQYIGDVAHRRLEQIEQMAGRPEMITGVPTGFTDFDRMTSGLQRQELIVIAARPSMGKTALALNMAQYASKNANVVGIFSLEMSAEQLVSRLLCSEARVDAHRLRTGYLNREEWARLADALRRLCETKVFIDDSAAVSVMEMRAKCRRLKAEHGLDLLVIDYLQLMAGRGRIESRQQEVSQISRDLKGLAKELDVPVVALSQLSRAPEQRSEHKPQLSDLRESGAIEQDSDVVCFIYREELYKPTDENQGMAELIIGKQRNGPTGVVQLAFLKEFTRFENMWRE
- the mutM gene encoding DNA-formamidopyrimidine glycosylase; protein product: MPELPEVETRLLYFRRNALGQCVERVIITAPNMIKNPSARAFERGLRGRCFVDALRRGKYLIVALDDGRSLILHFGMGGDLGYYKLSGERPDYTRIEFVLTNGWRLAFTCPRKICRVMLVDNLAQVPALREMGPEPLGVAFSLAFLERLIEERPRRQIKPLLMDQKMIAGVGNIYADEILFEAGVRPDRLASRLSVEEIKRIHRATRRVLRRSIQTAGDEDFPSDFLVSRDARGALCGVCGQPIEKKTIGGRTAHFCSHCQA